The Neochlamydia sp. S13 genome has a segment encoding these proteins:
- a CDS encoding DUF4116 domain-containing protein: MGISNLSQACSRIDNIADYIPVISTVTNLVDLFQKCIISTFISKESLVKSHYYKHLSGKSFRRCITLLIPVLGNLTIAILDFLHRKNDNKKQQDKNLSSKHTTLQKDKEALVAIVKKEGLALKGARLELQKDKDIVLTAVKQNGEALQYASRELRDNKNIVLAAVEQNGWALEFASPRLQNDKDVVLTALRQNGWALRYASPRLKDDPKIVLAAIQENGWALTEASERLKKNKKMIIAAIQNEGWALEEASEELRNDKDIVLAAVKKRPSRLRYASEKLKNDKDVVLAAVKQDGYALEFASPQLQNDKDVVLAAVQQNGWALQYASSALKDNLDIVQAAVQQNGWALQYASRELQKNEELIKLARLTRK, encoded by the coding sequence ATGGGAATAAGCAATTTATCTCAGGCATGCAGTAGGATAGATAATATCGCTGACTATATCCCTGTTATCAGCACGGTCACTAATTTAGTTGATCTCTTCCAGAAATGCATTATCTCGACCTTCATATCAAAGGAAAGCTTAGTAAAGAGCCATTACTATAAACACCTGAGTGGCAAAAGCTTTAGAAGATGTATAACCTTACTGATTCCTGTTTTGGGTAATCTCACCATTGCCATCCTAGACTTCTTGCATCGAAAAAATGATAATAAAAAGCAACAAGATAAGAATCTTTCTTCTAAACATACAACTCTTCAAAAAGATAAAGAGGCTTTAGTTGCTATTGTTAAGAAAGAAGGCCTTGCTCTTAAGGGCGCTCGCTTAGAACTTCAAAAAGATAAAGATATCGTGCTGACAGCCGTTAAGCAAAATGGCGAAGCTCTTCAATATGCTAGCCGAGAGCTTAGAGACAATAAAAACATTGTACTTGCGGCAGTCGAGCAAAATGGCTGGGCCCTTGAGTTTGCTAGCCCTAGGCTGCAGAATGATAAGGATGTTGTACTTACGGCTCTTCGGCAAAATGGCTGGGCCCTTCGATACGCCAGCCCCAGGCTTAAAGATGATCCTAAGATTGTGCTTGCTGCTATTCAAGAAAACGGCTGGGCTCTTACAGAGGCCAGCGAAAGGCTTAAAAAAAATAAAAAGATGATCATTGCTGCCATTCAGAACGAGGGCTGGGCCCTTGAAGAGGCTAGCGAGGAGCTTAGGAACGATAAAGACATTGTGCTGGCTGCCGTTAAAAAAAGACCTTCAAGGCTTCGCTATGCTAGCGAAAAGCTTAAAAACGATAAGGATGTGGTGCTTGCCGCCGTTAAGCAAGATGGTTACGCTCTTGAATTTGCTAGCCCACAACTGCAAAATGATAAGGATGTAGTGCTTGCTGCCGTCCAACAAAATGGCTGGGCCCTTCAATATGCTAGCTCTGCCCTTAAAGACAATCTAGATATTGTGCAGGCGGCTGTCCAACAGAATGGCTGGGCCCTTCAATATGCTAGCCGGGAGTTACAAAAAAATGAGGAGCTCATCAAACTAGCTAGGCTGACTAGGAAATAG
- a CDS encoding RasGEF domain-containing protein, whose product MSSIANKPFFPSDFTTAPSATKPLPPNKPLPALPGQPKVSPTGHIYSQKNSLESIPLGKTLSQSTEQTPPELKSHRMTSFTWDKASSLVQSATSKVSSIAKKTFEESKRLTNKEQRQEVFFNAREGIQKAKEKAGDYQDKSAEKLGEIKSLLSHKVTKFKETSARAAKTTALKVKQSTISSFREMTSSERREKLSNNLKIASERLKDKNVQYFKKAQSKASEVKSSLQSKIDNSTTLKNIRHTISAPFKSTGANRTMVEERAAQTKELFADIFKKITKEELLKNESAREKSEYAEICPHIDQWVKLSNMISNSTTSKIVNTDNLGERVKVVDLYVRIADQAFKNGDFATAQAIFLGLNQGSVQRLHKTFAALPRQTKNIYANLEKSFSNPNNFSLNKIMEFAENNPSLSVVPMIHTVLSRIVLDGEKYMKSKADLNETRQIAKYISSFKEAPEGLTAEINNLNKQIESITKEINEAKLNNVSSLRLSYKKSDASLELSYALKVEKFGDYIQLQKAGISYETHKAYLNQQLQDIKERIQQAEKSGETIAPEEQFSKENLEKEIEIAEWLYHVAKEIYSKNSSMDLEGMIEKFKLKNDRNIEIAEENVKTDEKKLDSLINDLTKLQTSHPSRKDQSAGVKESDWYSQPPTDKNQFEKDLYAQSLRIEPRPSSRA is encoded by the coding sequence ATGTCTTCTATAGCCAACAAGCCTTTCTTTCCTTCCGATTTCACAACAGCTCCCTCAGCGACTAAACCCTTACCCCCTAATAAACCTTTGCCAGCTCTTCCTGGCCAACCAAAAGTCTCTCCTACTGGGCATATATATAGCCAAAAGAATTCCTTAGAGTCTATTCCGTTAGGAAAAACTCTTTCTCAATCAACCGAACAAACTCCTCCCGAGCTTAAATCCCATCGAATGACTTCTTTTACTTGGGATAAAGCTAGCTCCCTTGTTCAAAGTGCAACCTCCAAGGTAAGTTCTATAGCTAAGAAAACCTTTGAAGAAAGTAAGAGATTAACAAACAAAGAACAAAGACAAGAAGTTTTTTTTAACGCGCGAGAAGGTATTCAAAAAGCTAAAGAAAAAGCTGGAGACTATCAAGATAAATCAGCAGAAAAATTAGGCGAAATTAAATCGCTGCTAAGCCATAAAGTGACGAAGTTTAAAGAAACTTCTGCCCGAGCCGCTAAGACTACAGCCCTTAAGGTCAAGCAATCTACTATCTCCTCATTTAGAGAGATGACCTCCTCGGAAAGAAGGGAAAAACTTTCTAATAACCTTAAGATAGCTTCTGAGCGCTTAAAAGATAAAAATGTGCAATATTTTAAAAAAGCGCAAAGCAAGGCAAGCGAAGTAAAAAGCAGCCTACAATCAAAAATTGATAATAGTACCACCTTAAAAAACATCCGCCATACAATCTCTGCACCCTTTAAAAGCACGGGAGCCAACCGCACGATGGTGGAAGAAAGGGCTGCACAAACTAAAGAATTATTTGCAGATATCTTTAAAAAGATAACGAAAGAAGAGCTTTTAAAAAATGAGAGTGCAAGAGAAAAATCAGAATATGCAGAGATTTGCCCTCATATAGATCAGTGGGTTAAGCTATCAAATATGATCAGCAATTCTACAACCTCAAAAATTGTTAACACAGACAATTTAGGTGAGCGTGTTAAAGTGGTTGATTTGTATGTTCGCATTGCCGATCAAGCTTTTAAAAATGGCGATTTTGCCACTGCCCAGGCAATTTTTTTAGGATTAAATCAAGGAAGTGTGCAACGGCTGCATAAAACTTTTGCCGCCCTTCCCCGACAAACAAAGAATATATATGCAAATTTGGAAAAAAGCTTCTCAAATCCTAATAACTTTTCTTTAAATAAAATTATGGAATTTGCTGAGAATAATCCTAGTTTATCCGTCGTTCCCATGATACATACAGTATTATCAAGAATTGTTTTAGATGGAGAGAAATATATGAAGTCTAAAGCAGATTTAAATGAAACACGCCAAATTGCAAAATACATTTCTTCATTTAAAGAAGCGCCAGAAGGATTAACCGCTGAAATTAATAATTTAAACAAACAGATAGAAAGCATCACTAAAGAAATTAATGAGGCTAAATTGAATAACGTTTCTTCTTTAAGGCTCTCTTATAAAAAGAGTGATGCAAGCTTAGAGCTTTCCTATGCTTTAAAAGTAGAAAAATTTGGCGATTACATTCAGTTGCAAAAAGCAGGCATTTCTTATGAAACTCATAAAGCTTATTTAAACCAGCAACTACAAGATATAAAAGAAAGAATCCAGCAAGCCGAAAAATCAGGCGAAACTATTGCTCCTGAAGAACAATTTAGTAAAGAAAATTTAGAAAAAGAAATTGAGATTGCAGAGTGGCTTTATCATGTGGCCAAAGAAATTTATTCGAAAAATTCCTCCATGGATTTAGAGGGAATGATTGAGAAATTCAAGCTAAAAAATGATAGAAACATCGAAATTGCTGAAGAGAATGTAAAAACGGACGAAAAAAAGTTAGATTCTTTAATCAATGACCTTACGAAATTACAAACTTCTCATCCCTCAAGGAAAGATCAATCAGCAGGGGTAAAGGAAAGCGATTGGTACTCCCAACCTCCAACAGATAAAAACCAATTCGAGAAAGATCTATATGCCCAATCTTTAAGAATCGAACCCCGTCCATCCTCACGAGCCTAG
- a CDS encoding DUF3185 family protein: MRILGLVSLAVGIALLLFGINSSQAFTEKVVEDVTGRYTDNTMWYIIGGIAMIIGGGALTLFGRAK; the protein is encoded by the coding sequence ATGCGTATATTAGGTTTGGTTAGCTTAGCAGTTGGAATTGCTCTTCTGTTATTTGGTATCAATTCTTCTCAAGCATTCACAGAGAAGGTTGTGGAAGATGTTACGGGCCGTTATACAGACAATACGATGTGGTACATTATTGGTGGAATAGCCATGATCATAGGAGGAGGAGCCCTCACTCTTTTTGGCAGAGCTAAATAA
- a CDS encoding Xaa-Pro peptidase family protein, which produces MNFQNRLAKVEKVLHDSNVEAFLVEDPTNLYYLTGLILSAGKLLIKTQGNSILLVDNRYYEYCKNQAPVPVFLSDKISLESLLEGISTLAFDGETISYQTYVSMQEKLKDLKLVSLSHSLQKIRTLKDAHEIAILQEAAQLGMEGYAYIKSLLKEGVREDQLAAELEIFWKKKGAQGVAFEPIIAFGANSALPHYRPVETELREGMTVLFDVGVKWKGYHSDLSRTLFWGEPPAIMRKVYAIVEKAQQRAMALCKPGITIGELDRVARDYISACGYGEHFLHSLGHGVGLEIHEWPSLRNKEPYQQLPLQEGMVITIEPGIYLPGIGGVRIEDTLLITSTGYQVLGS; this is translated from the coding sequence ATGAATTTTCAAAACCGTCTAGCAAAAGTTGAAAAAGTTCTTCATGATTCTAACGTTGAGGCTTTCCTTGTCGAGGATCCTACCAACCTTTACTATTTGACTGGATTAATTTTATCTGCGGGAAAGCTGCTTATTAAAACTCAAGGCAATTCTATTCTTTTAGTGGATAATCGTTACTATGAATATTGTAAAAATCAAGCACCTGTGCCTGTTTTTTTAAGTGATAAAATTTCTTTAGAAAGCTTGCTAGAAGGAATTAGCACGCTAGCCTTTGACGGCGAGACGATCTCTTATCAAACCTATGTAAGCATGCAAGAGAAGCTTAAAGATCTTAAATTGGTTTCTTTAAGTCACTCCCTTCAAAAAATTCGCACTCTAAAAGATGCGCATGAAATAGCTATTCTTCAAGAAGCCGCTCAACTGGGAATGGAAGGATATGCATATATTAAAAGCCTTTTAAAAGAGGGAGTAAGAGAAGACCAATTGGCTGCCGAGTTAGAAATTTTTTGGAAAAAAAAGGGAGCTCAGGGAGTAGCTTTTGAGCCTATTATCGCTTTCGGAGCTAATAGTGCTTTACCTCATTATCGTCCAGTAGAGACAGAGTTAAGGGAAGGCATGACTGTGCTTTTTGATGTAGGCGTAAAATGGAAAGGTTATCACTCGGATTTATCTCGTACACTTTTTTGGGGTGAGCCGCCTGCCATCATGCGGAAAGTTTATGCAATTGTAGAAAAAGCTCAGCAACGTGCCATGGCGCTTTGTAAGCCAGGAATAACTATAGGAGAATTGGATCGGGTAGCTAGGGATTACATCTCAGCGTGCGGTTATGGAGAGCATTTTTTACATAGCTTAGGCCATGGAGTAGGCTTAGAAATCCATGAGTGGCCTTCGCTCCGTAACAAAGAACCTTATCAGCAGCTGCCGCTGCAAGAAGGGATGGTCATCACCATTGAACCTGGCATCTATCTTCCTGGTATAGGAGGCGTGCGTATTGAAGACACCCTCCTAATTACTTCTACCGGCTATCAAGTCCTAGGCTCGTGA
- a CDS encoding CCA tRNA nucleotidyltransferase, translating to MYIKKLATDIVKKLNQAGYKAYFAGGWVRDYLMNQPSADIDIATDAPPEVILKLFPHTLLVGLAFGVVIVILEGYQFEVSTFRKDLEYVNGRKPTSIELSNEEEDVKRRDFTINSMFYDPLEEKIYDYVEGRRDLELGLIRTVGDPFERFSEDRLRMIRAIRFSARFNFRLDEATQQAIQEKANTLFPAVAIERVWKEFVKMAGYPHFANALMEMHRLGLLPVIFPSLAHLHLKDLSQYLSPFSKFPTYTPTILYILELFPSFDKQQLQNLCSYLRLSTEETKLATFVQTGKQLLSLAPGLSDPEWVHFYAHSYSQVCLEIFAARLSEDSEEAFYQEHEQNQERLKPHIKRAIKKQPLVTASMLKSLGVLPGKSMGLLLQEAEKNAILHNLQAAEESIKMLQQSKHWPNLN from the coding sequence ATGTATATTAAAAAATTAGCCACAGATATTGTAAAAAAGTTAAACCAAGCGGGATACAAAGCTTATTTTGCCGGTGGCTGGGTACGTGACTATTTGATGAACCAACCTTCAGCTGATATAGATATTGCTACCGATGCACCCCCTGAGGTGATTTTAAAACTTTTTCCTCATACCCTCTTAGTAGGCCTTGCTTTTGGAGTGGTCATCGTCATATTGGAGGGATATCAATTTGAAGTGTCTACTTTCAGAAAAGATTTAGAATATGTCAATGGTAGAAAGCCAACAAGCATCGAGCTATCAAATGAAGAAGAAGATGTAAAACGCCGGGACTTTACTATCAATAGCATGTTCTATGACCCTTTGGAAGAAAAGATTTATGATTACGTGGAAGGAAGAAGAGATTTAGAATTAGGCCTTATCCGCACAGTGGGAGACCCTTTTGAACGTTTTTCTGAAGATCGTTTACGCATGATAAGAGCTATACGCTTTTCTGCCCGCTTTAATTTTCGGTTAGATGAAGCCACCCAACAAGCTATTCAAGAAAAGGCTAACACTCTTTTTCCAGCCGTTGCTATAGAAAGGGTGTGGAAAGAATTTGTAAAAATGGCTGGCTACCCTCATTTCGCAAATGCTTTGATGGAAATGCACCGTTTAGGTCTATTGCCAGTTATTTTTCCTTCACTTGCTCACTTGCATCTAAAAGATTTAAGTCAATACCTTAGCCCTTTTTCCAAATTCCCTACCTATACTCCTACTATTTTATATATCCTTGAGCTATTCCCCTCTTTTGATAAGCAACAGCTGCAAAACCTTTGCAGTTACTTGCGCCTCAGCACGGAGGAGACCAAACTTGCTACTTTTGTGCAGACTGGAAAACAGCTTTTATCTTTAGCCCCAGGGCTTTCTGATCCTGAATGGGTCCACTTTTACGCTCATTCATACTCTCAAGTATGTTTAGAGATCTTCGCAGCCCGTCTATCTGAAGATAGCGAAGAAGCTTTTTATCAAGAGCATGAACAAAATCAGGAACGCTTGAAACCTCATATTAAACGAGCGATAAAAAAACAGCCTTTAGTGACTGCCAGTATGCTTAAATCTCTAGGAGTTTTGCCTGGTAAAAGCATGGGCCTTTTATTGCAAGAAGCGGAAAAGAACGCTATTTTGCATAATCTGCAAGCAGCTGAGGAAAGCATAAAAATGCTTCAGCAGTCCAAACATTGGCCGAATTTAAACTAA
- the mutL gene encoding DNA mismatch repair endonuclease MutL: protein MPSKIRVLDEHTINKIAAGEVIESPASVVKELMENSLDAGATEICVEIKGGGRQLIRVTDNGAGMQQDDAVLCLERHATSKIKEVEDIQLIFSMGFRGEAIPSIASISKFTLLTAPQEGGEGTLVIVEGGKLMHCGPAARAPGTTIEVKSLFFNVPVRRKFQKSPAYEAQEIHKIITLLALGYPHVKFQLINNQSNEIQTGGSSGKTFSHQLKERIAALMGAEFVTSCCEVEITNGDYSLHGYVGAPHYSRQNRTGQYLFINKRAVFSPLISAVVRDAYGTSLPTNRHPIFVLHLNVPGETVDVNVHPQKKEVRLRQENILRELVLKGIQQAIHKGNVSSHQDHQPIHEDFSSPASTSTFIMPAVKPAFSLHPIQERNLAKEYQPLPPMAKAPSREEPQPSLLAPLAQEKRSFPRVLATIPGYIILDAYSLEAWKQVSADTLCLVDQKAAHARVIFENLLQARTGNAAVQSLLIPHHINLPPSEAAALSTNLDNFAQIGVHIHESGPHSFMIDAVPATFGNIDLSQWVVDLLDMMHSFPEGKMMDKEMEKRLSVAASHAAVHYRKRLQTEEAQSIVNQLFVTSMPFFCPQGKSTLAFISAEEIFRNFKG from the coding sequence ATGCCTTCAAAAATTCGTGTTCTTGACGAACATACTATTAATAAGATTGCAGCAGGCGAAGTCATTGAAAGTCCAGCTTCTGTGGTAAAAGAATTAATGGAAAACTCTTTAGATGCAGGGGCTACAGAAATTTGTGTAGAGATTAAAGGAGGGGGTCGTCAGCTTATCCGCGTGACTGACAATGGTGCGGGGATGCAGCAAGATGATGCCGTACTCTGTTTAGAACGCCATGCTACCTCTAAAATTAAAGAAGTAGAAGATATCCAGTTAATTTTTTCCATGGGATTTCGAGGGGAAGCTATTCCTTCTATTGCATCTATTTCCAAATTCACTCTCTTGACTGCTCCACAAGAGGGAGGGGAAGGCACCCTTGTGATTGTGGAGGGAGGGAAACTCATGCACTGTGGCCCTGCTGCCCGTGCTCCTGGAACGACGATTGAAGTAAAATCTCTTTTTTTTAATGTCCCGGTAAGAAGAAAATTTCAAAAATCTCCTGCCTATGAAGCTCAGGAAATTCATAAAATCATTACCCTACTTGCTCTTGGCTATCCTCATGTTAAATTTCAACTGATCAACAATCAGAGCAATGAAATTCAAACCGGAGGCTCTTCGGGCAAAACTTTTTCCCATCAATTGAAGGAGAGAATTGCTGCATTAATGGGAGCCGAATTTGTGACGAGCTGCTGTGAAGTAGAGATTACAAATGGTGATTATAGCTTGCATGGATATGTAGGGGCCCCTCATTATTCTCGTCAAAATCGTACCGGTCAATATCTTTTTATTAACAAGCGCGCTGTTTTTTCTCCCTTGATATCTGCAGTTGTGCGAGATGCCTATGGCACAAGTTTGCCCACTAATCGACATCCTATTTTTGTTTTACATTTGAATGTACCCGGCGAGACCGTGGATGTAAATGTTCACCCACAAAAAAAAGAGGTTAGGCTTCGTCAAGAAAATATATTAAGAGAATTAGTTCTTAAAGGAATCCAACAAGCTATTCATAAAGGTAATGTAAGTTCTCATCAGGATCATCAGCCTATTCATGAAGATTTTAGTTCCCCTGCTTCTACTTCCACCTTTATAATGCCTGCCGTTAAGCCGGCATTTTCCTTGCATCCTATACAAGAGAGAAATTTAGCCAAAGAGTATCAACCGCTGCCCCCTATGGCTAAGGCTCCTTCTAGAGAGGAGCCTCAGCCTTCTTTGCTTGCTCCTCTTGCCCAAGAAAAACGTTCTTTTCCACGTGTTTTGGCAACGATACCAGGTTATATTATTTTGGATGCTTACTCATTAGAAGCGTGGAAACAGGTATCCGCTGATACACTTTGCTTAGTGGATCAGAAGGCAGCGCATGCCCGCGTGATTTTTGAAAATTTGTTGCAGGCACGCACTGGAAATGCAGCTGTTCAATCTTTATTGATTCCTCATCATATCAATTTGCCCCCCTCTGAAGCAGCCGCGCTATCTACGAACCTAGACAATTTTGCGCAGATAGGAGTGCATATCCATGAAAGTGGGCCTCATAGCTTTATGATAGATGCTGTCCCCGCTACATTTGGAAACATAGATCTTTCTCAATGGGTAGTAGACCTGTTAGATATGATGCACAGCTTTCCCGAAGGTAAAATGATGGATAAAGAAATGGAAAAACGCTTATCCGTAGCAGCAAGCCATGCTGCCGTCCATTACCGCAAGCGCTTGCAAACAGAAGAAGCTCAATCGATAGTCAATCAATTGTTTGTAACCTCTATGCCTTTTTTTTGTCCTCAAGGAAAGTCTACTCTTGCTTTTATAAGCGCCGAAGAGATATTTAGAAACTTTAAAGGGTAG